In Pseudomonas fluorescens, one genomic interval encodes:
- the livH gene encoding high-affinity branched-chain amino acid ABC transporter permease LivH, translated as MPDIYHFFQQLVNGLTIGSTYALIAIGYTMVYGIIGMINFAHGEVYMIGSYVAFIAIAGLAMMGIDNVPLLMTAAFIASIVVTSSYGYSIERIAYRPLRGSNRLIPLISAIGMSIFLQNTVLLAQDSKDKSIPNLIPGNFSIGPGGAHEVLISYMQIVVFVVTLVAMLGLTLFISRSRLGRACRACAEDIKMANLLGINTNNIIALTFVIGAALAAVAAVLLSMQYGVINPNAGFLVGLKAFTAAVLGGIGSIPGAMLGGLVLGVAEAFGADIFGDQYKDVVAFGLLVLVLLFRPTGILGRPEVEKV; from the coding sequence ATGCCTGACATCTATCACTTCTTCCAACAGCTGGTTAATGGCCTGACCATTGGCAGCACGTATGCCCTGATCGCCATCGGCTATACGATGGTTTACGGCATCATTGGAATGATCAACTTCGCCCACGGCGAGGTGTACATGATCGGTTCCTACGTGGCGTTCATCGCCATCGCCGGGCTGGCCATGATGGGAATCGACAACGTCCCGCTGTTGATGACCGCCGCGTTCATCGCGAGCATCGTCGTCACCAGTTCCTACGGTTACAGCATCGAACGGATCGCCTACCGCCCCCTGCGCGGCAGCAACCGTCTGATCCCGCTGATTTCCGCAATCGGTATGTCGATCTTCCTGCAGAACACGGTTCTGCTCGCGCAAGACTCCAAGGACAAATCCATCCCCAACCTGATCCCCGGCAACTTCTCCATCGGGCCAGGTGGCGCACATGAAGTGCTGATTTCCTACATGCAAATCGTGGTGTTCGTGGTGACCCTGGTCGCCATGCTCGGCCTCACGCTGTTCATCTCCCGCTCTCGCCTGGGTCGCGCCTGCCGCGCCTGCGCCGAAGACATCAAGATGGCCAACCTGCTGGGCATCAACACCAACAACATCATCGCCCTGACCTTCGTCATCGGTGCCGCGCTGGCAGCCGTTGCGGCTGTGCTGCTGAGCATGCAGTACGGCGTGATCAACCCCAACGCCGGTTTCCTCGTCGGCCTCAAGGCCTTCACCGCTGCGGTACTCGGCGGGATCGGCAGCATCCCCGGCGCGATGCTCGGCGGGCTGGTGCTCGGGGTGGCGGAAGCCTTTGGCGCCGATATCTTCGGCGACCAGTACAAGGACGTCGTGGCTTTCGGCTTGTTGGTTCTGGTGCTGTTGTTCCGTCCGACCGGCATTCTGGGCCGTCCGGAGGTTGAGAAAGTATGA
- a CDS encoding branched-chain amino acid ABC transporter substrate-binding protein, which produces MTKATKQISKLFAAMVLAGVASHSFAADTIKIGIAGPKTGPVAQYGDMQFSGAKMAIEQINAKGGVDGKKLEAVEYDDACDPKQAVAVANKVVNDGVKFVVGHLCSSSTQPASDIYEDEGVVMITPAATSPDITARGYKMVFRTIGLDSAQGPAAGNYIADHVKPKIVAVLHDKQQYGEGIATAVKATLEKKGVKVAVFEGVNAGDKDFSSMIAKLKQANVDFVYYGGYHPELGLILRQSQEKGLKAKFMGPEGVGNDSISQIAKDASEGLLVTLPKSFDQDPANVALADAFKAKKEDPSGPFVFPSYSAVEVIAGGITAAKSEDPAKVAEAIHAGTFKTPTGDLSFDAKGDLKDFKFVVYEWHFGKPKTEVSPQ; this is translated from the coding sequence ATGACTAAGGCTACTAAGCAGATTTCCAAACTGTTTGCCGCTATGGTTCTGGCCGGGGTTGCCAGCCATTCGTTCGCCGCTGACACCATCAAGATCGGTATCGCCGGCCCTAAAACCGGTCCTGTAGCCCAATACGGCGACATGCAGTTCAGTGGCGCGAAAATGGCCATCGAGCAGATCAATGCCAAGGGCGGCGTCGACGGCAAGAAACTCGAAGCCGTTGAATACGATGACGCTTGCGATCCGAAACAAGCGGTAGCGGTGGCGAACAAGGTCGTCAACGACGGCGTCAAGTTCGTGGTCGGTCACCTGTGCTCCAGCTCCACTCAGCCTGCTTCGGACATCTACGAAGACGAAGGCGTCGTGATGATCACCCCGGCTGCCACCAGCCCGGACATCACCGCCCGTGGTTACAAAATGGTCTTCCGCACCATCGGTCTGGACAGCGCCCAGGGCCCTGCCGCCGGTAACTACATCGCCGACCACGTGAAGCCGAAAATCGTCGCCGTACTGCACGACAAGCAGCAATACGGTGAAGGCATCGCTACCGCAGTCAAAGCGACCCTGGAGAAGAAAGGCGTGAAAGTCGCCGTGTTCGAAGGCGTCAACGCCGGCGACAAGGACTTCTCCTCGATGATCGCCAAGCTCAAGCAAGCCAACGTCGACTTCGTCTACTACGGCGGCTACCACCCGGAGCTGGGTCTGATCCTGCGTCAATCTCAGGAAAAAGGCCTGAAAGCCAAGTTCATGGGTCCGGAAGGCGTGGGTAACGACTCCATTTCGCAGATCGCCAAAGACGCCTCCGAAGGCCTGCTGGTGACCCTGCCGAAATCCTTCGACCAGGATCCGGCCAACGTTGCCCTGGCTGATGCCTTCAAGGCGAAGAAAGAAGACCCGAGCGGCCCGTTCGTGTTCCCTTCCTACTCGGCGGTTGAAGTGATTGCCGGCGGTATCACCGCAGCCAAATCCGAAGACCCTGCCAAAGTGGCCGAAGCTATCCACGCCGGCACCTTCAAGACCCCTACCGGCGACCTGAGCTTCGACGCCAAGGGCGACCTGAAGGACTTCAAATTTGTGGTTTACGAGTGGCACTTCGGCAAACCGAAAACTGAAGTTTCGCCTCAGTAA